The Toxorhynchites rutilus septentrionalis strain SRP chromosome 3, ASM2978413v1, whole genome shotgun sequence genome includes a region encoding these proteins:
- the LOC129774355 gene encoding uncharacterized protein LOC129774355 yields the protein MPPKEEKMLAERLVQQQGLFATRNAIEKFIENYDAERDTHQISVRLESLDRVNASFLEVQDAIERLDKSEMLEAHLEERVDFEQRFCEAKGFLLSRRSNDANQTLLNTSITANSSSYPTNFHLRLPKIDLPKFNGDFSRWLSFRDTFTSMVHSNGDIPTVAKLQYLLQSLEGEAKKPFESIDIEADNYAVSWEVLLKRHHTLLHDSAKVSQNSSVSSSSPVQQSLPSTSGRVDPSSSSSATSQVSMTVQSACPTVLLETIVLNVVDDHGNTHKARALLDSASMSNFMSQQLAKSLFNRRTKVDVSIAGIGLSTQKIRSAITATIESPFQPFSTKMEFLVLKHPSAELPTVPINTSEWNIPNVVLADPQFNVPGKIDLVIGSESFWELHTGQRISLGNNRPWLAETPFGWAVSGSTTNSISQTPNVCFLSTANDCLETVLQKFWEIETVPTCSSFSDEENYCEELYKTTTIRDPSGRYVVRLPRTEKPEVILGDSRSVAERRLFSLERRLQRDPVTRKAYHRFMDEYVQLGHMEQIKGPVNDTIPHFYLPHHSVFKETSTTTKTRVVFDASCKSASGYSLNDTLMVGPVVQRDLLSIVMKFRIHHVVIVADIEKMYRQVLVHPDDQSFQRILWRSSPDHPISTYQLKTVTYGTSSAPYLATKTLQQLANDYGGSDFHAVRSLREDFYIDDLLTGAADVESAIKLRRELSAMLSSAGFPLKKWASNATEVLEDVPPEDLAILPYRSLQDEQAVSTLGLVWEPKSDTLRFNVRLPLPAAVLTKRMVMSYIARIFDPLGLVGPTISKAKLFMQRLWALKHNGQSWDWDTPLPLKLQEEWKQFHSTLNLLSEARIPRFVSMPDSVSIQLHFFSDASENAYGTCCYVRTETSDKISVQLLTSKSKVAPLSTRHSIARLELCGAHLSMLLFKKVNNALQTPSTVHFWTDSTTVLQWLHASPSRWKTFVSNRVSQIQLNTNVDCWKHVAGIDNPADDISRGLQPADIITRTRWWRGPPWLALPSDCWPITSFSKEETAGALSESRKSPLIAMTSVQSTFCNELFSRFSSFTKLRRVTAFCQRYIENLHSRYLAQRENSENLKPSNIVISTSVMPDPLNSSELRRAENFLCRLAQAEMFAEEISNLTSGERVAKNSPLKWLNPFIDRDNILRVGGRLSNAPLTTETKHPLVLSAKHPLSALLASHYHLKLLHAGPQLMLATLRQKYWILGGRNLVKSVFHHCHTCFKSKPTLVQQSTADLPASRVSPTRPFSVCGVDYCGPFFIKSPVKKRGPTKAYVAIFVCFSTKAVHIELVSDLSTPAFLAALRRLVARRGKISELNSDNATAFKGASNALHRIYRMLKVDEDERRLIFDWCADNEIRWKFIPPRAPHFGGLWEAAVKSAKLHMLKTIGNVNISYENMLTLLAQVEMCLNSRPLTPMPQDPSDLEVLTPGHFLIGENMQSVPEVDLTRTAENRLDHWELTQKRFQVIWSRWYPEYLQQLQSRATKGCNPPVRIEEGRIVIIKEDNVPSAKWPLGKITKLHPGKDGVVRVVTLRTASAKEVVRAVSKIALLPVLSQSSSIE from the exons ATGCCACCGAAAGAGGAGAAAATGCTGGCTGAGCGTTTGGTTCAACAGCAAGGACTTTTTGCAACACGTAACGCAATCGAAAAATTTATTGAGAATTACGACGCAGAGCGTGATACTCATCAAATCTCGGTACGATTAGAGTCTTTGGATCGTGTCAACGCTAGTTTTCTCGAAGTTCAGGATGCCATTGAGAGACTAGACAAATCGGAGATGCTGGAAGCGCATTTGGAAGAACGTGTCGATTTTGAACAACGGTTTTGTGAAGCGAAGGGTTTCCTCCTGTCCAGACGTTCGAACGATGCaaatcaaactttgttaaatacaTCGATTACTGCGAATTCATCATCGTACCCTACCAATTTTCACCTTCGTCTTCCGAAAATCGACCTCCCCAAATTCAATGGTGATTTTTCACGTTGGTTGTCGTTTAGGGACACATTCACGTCCATGGTCCACTCGAATGGGGACATTCCCACCGTCGCCAAATTGCAATACTTGTTGCAGTCACTTGAAGGAGAAGCAAAGAAGCCGTTTGAATCCATCGATATTGAAGCAGATAATTACGCTGTCAGCTGGGAGGTCCTGCTTAAGAG GCATCATACGTTGCTGCACGATTCAGCCAAAGTGTCGCAAAACTCTTCCGTATCATCGTCttctcccgttcaacaatcgctTCCATCAACGTCAGGTCGCGTGGATCCCTCCAGTAGTTCTTCGGCTACATCTCAGGTTAGCATGACGGTCCAATCCGCATGCCCCACGGTTTTGCTCGAAACGATTGTCCTCAATGTTGTTGATGATCACGGAAACACACATAAGGCACGGGCACTACTCGATTCAGCATCAATGTCGAATTTTATGTCGCAACAGCTGGCTAAGAGCCTCTTCAATCGTCGCACCAAGGTAGACGTTTCCATCGCAGGAATCGGTTTATCAACACAGAAGATTAGGAGCGCGATTACCGCCACTATCGAATCACCATTTCAACCATTCTCCACGAAGATGGAATTTCTAGTTTTGAAGCATCCATCGGCAGAGCTGCCGACTGTTCCTATCAATACGTCGGAATGGAACATCCCTAATGTTGTATTGGCTGATCCTCAGTTCAATGTCCCTGGGAAAATTGACCTCGTCATAGGGAGTGAATCATTCTGGGAACTGCATACAGGACAAAGAATTTCACTTGGGAATAATCGTCCATGGCTTGCTGAAACGCCATTCGGATGGGCGGTGTCTGGTTCTACGACCAATTCCATTTCACAAACGCCAAACGTTTGTTTCCTTTCCACCGCAAATGATTGTCTGGAAACAGTACTTCAGAAGTTTTGGGAGATAGAAACTGTTCCAACTTGTTCTTCGTTCTCCGACGAAGAAAATTATTGTGAAGAATTATATAAAACAACAACTATTCGTGATCCATCAGGGCGATACGTCGTTCGTCTACCCAGAACAGAAAAACCGGAAGTTATACTGGGAGATTCGAGATCTGTCGCCGAACGCAGACTCTTTAGTTTAGAGCGACGATTGCAGCGAGATCCAGTCACGAGGAAAGCGTATCATCGCTTCATGGATGAATATGTGCAACTTGGACACATGGAGCAGATTAAAGGACCTGTGAATGATACAATACCTCATTTTTACCTACCACATCACTCAGTATTCAAAGAGACAAGCACCACAACGAAAACCAGGGTTGTGTTTGATGCATCGTGCAAGTCAGCTTCTGGTTATTCGCTAAACGACACATTAATGGTTGGTCCTGTCGTCCAACGTGACTTACTTTCCATCGTCATGAAGTTCCGGATACATCATGTTGTAATTGTTGCCGACATTGAAAAAATGTACCGGCAGGTACTGGTTCACCCCGATGATCAGTCATTTCAACGCATTCTGTGGCGATCGAGTCCAGACCATCCCATTTCTACATATCAATTGAAGACGGTTACCTACGGTACATCGTCTGCTCCTTACCTTGCGACGAAAACACTCCAGCAACTTGCAAATGATTATGGTGGATCAGATTTTCACGCAGTGAGATCACTTCGGGAAGATTTTTATATCGATGATCTGCTCACTGGTGCAGCAGACGTAGAATCAGCAATCAAACTTCGTCGGGAATTATCCGCAATGCTCAGCTCCGCTGGGTTTCCTCTGAAAAAGTGGGCATCTAATGCAACTGAAGTTCTTGAGGATGTGCCGCCAGAGGATTTGGCCATTCTTCCGTACCGTAGTCTCCAGGACGAGCAAGCTGTCTCCACTCTTGGTCTTGTCTGGGAACCAAAGTCCGACACACTCCGGTTCAATGTTCGTTTGCCGCTTCCCGCTGCCGTCCTGACAAAACGAATGGTGATGTCATACATCGCACGGATCTTCGATCCGCTCGGACTAGTCGGTCCTACGATTTCTAAGGCCAAACTGTTCATGCAGCGTTTGTGGGCTCTGAAGCACAACGGCCAAAGCTGGGACTGGGACACTCCCCTCCCATTGAAACTGCAAGAAGAATGGAAACAGTTCCATTCTACACTCAATCTCCTTAGTGAAGCTCGTATCCCGCGATTTGTATCGATGCCTGACTCCGTCAGCATTCAGCTTCATTTCTTCTCTGATGCGTCGGAAAACGCATATGGTACCTGTTGTTACGTCAGGACTGAAACATCCGATAAAATCTCGGTCCAATTATTGACTTCCAAGTCAAAGGTCGCCCCATTGTCAACCCGACATTCCATTGCTAGACTAGAGCTATGCGGAGCACATCTATCTATGCTGCTCTTCAAGAAGGTTAACAACGCCCTTCAAACTCCTTCGACTGTTCACTTTTGGACGGATTCTACCACGGTCCTTCAATGGTTACACGCTTCGCCAAGCCGCTGGAAAACATTTGTGTCGAATCGAGTTTCACAAATCCAACTCAACACCAATGTTGACTGTTGGAAACATGTTGCGGGTATTGACAATCCCGCTGATGATATCTCCAGAGGACTACAGCCTGCAGATATTATCACCCGCACTAGATGGTGGAGAGGGCCACCATGGTTAGCACTTCCTTCTGACTGCTGGCCCATCACCTCATTTTCCAAGGAAGAAACCGCTGGTGCATTGTCGGAAAGCCGAAAATCTCCATTAATTGCAATGACGTCAGTACAGTCTACATTTTGCAATGAATTATTCAGTCGGTTCTCGAGTTTCACCAAGTTACGTCGTGTCACAGCTTTCTGTCAACGCTACATAGAAAACCTACATAGCCGTTATTTAGCTCAACGTGAgaattcagaaaatttaaaaccatcgaaCATCGTCATCAGCACTAGTGTAATGCCTGATCCGCTTAATTCGTCGGAACTTCGTAGAGCAGAAAACTTCTTATGTCGTTTGGCGCAAGCCGAAATGTTTGCGGAGGAAATTTCCAACCTTACAAGTGGGGAACGAGTCGCGAAAAATTCGCCACTCAAATGGTTGAACCCATTCATCGATCGAGACAACATCCTTCGTGTCGGTGGCCGGTTAAGCAACGCTCCACTGACAACCGAAACCAAACATCCACTCGTCCTCTCTGCTAAGCATCCGCTCTCTGCTTTGTTGGCTAGTCATTATCATTTGAAGCTACTGCATGCAGGTCCACAACTCATGCTCGCTACTCTCCGCCAGAAGTATTGGATTCTGGGCGGAAGAAACTTGGTTAAATCCGTCTTTCACCATTGCCACACTTGCTTCAAAAGCAAGCCCACACTAGTTCAACAAAGCACAGCCGATTTGCCAGCATCGAGAGTCTCGCCAACCAGACCATTCTCTGTTTGCGGAGTGGACTACTGCGGTCCATTTTTTATAAAGTCACCTGTGAAAAAGCGCGGTCCCACCAAGGCCTATGTGGCCATTTTTGTCTGCTTCTCCACCAAGGCAGTTCACATAGAGTTGGTGAGTGACCTGTCCACCCCAGCGTTTCTAGCTGCACTTCGCCGCTTAGTTGCTCGTAGAGGAAAAATATCAGAATTGAATTCTGACAACGCCACGGCATTTAAGGGCGCATCGAATGCACTACATCGCATCTATCGCATGCTGAAGGTCGACGAGGATGAACGGAGACTCATATTCGACTGGTGTGCCGACAACGAAATTCGTTGGAAATTTATTCCGCCCCGCGCACCGCATTTCGGCGGTCTCTGGGAGGCCGCGGTAAAATCGGCGAAACTACATATGCTGAAGACTATAGGAAATGTCAACATATCGTACGAGAACATGCTGACACTATTGGCACAAGTTGAGATGTGTCTCAACTCTCGTCCTCTCACCCCGATGCCGCAGGATCCGTCCGATCTGGAGGTCCTTACACCAGGACACTTTCTGATCGGCGAGAATATGCAATCCGTTCCAGAGGTAGACCTAACGAGGACTGCTGAAAACCGTTTGGATCACTGGGAATTAACCCAGAAGAGGTTCCAAGTCATCTGGTCGCGGTGGTATCCAGAGTATCTTCAGCAGCTGCAGTCACGTGCTACAAAAGGATGTAATCCACCTGTCCGCATCGAAGAAGGACGAATAGTCATCATCAAGGAGGACAATGTTCCCTCAGCTAAATGGCCTCTTGGAAAAATCACCAAGCTTCATCCCGGAAAGGATGGTGTAGTCCGGGTGGTCACCCTGAGGACTGCATCAGCCAAGGAAGTCGTTCGCGCTGTATCCAAGATTGCTCTCCTTCCGGTACTCTCCCAGTCATCGAGCATCGAATAA